The stretch of DNA GGAGAGAGGTTGAGGAGGCCCATCGGTGACCACATGTGTACTATTTATAATCAGTTTGATCAGTGAAATATATTTCCTCCATTTCAAAATACTTAAGGTTCTAGGTTTATCTTAACTCAAACATCTTTAAGTTTGATCAAGTCTATTGAAAAATACAGCAACATCTACAACATCAAATTAGTTCCATTAGATACATCACAAAATAAATTTTCCTACTATATATTTATATGATCTTCAGCGCAAGGAAGACTATGTGAGCATGGTGTTAGAGTCAAATCCATTGAATATCCAATTCAGGCGAGCTCTCGTAGGGGATAAATGGACTGCGTGGGTGCATTTAGTTAGACGGTTGATACATATTAACCTTGTGGGTTTTGCACGGTCAAATCTATGTATATGGATTTAATCGACTCTGGACTAGTTATTTTGGAGGATTACTTCAAAAATAATTGCAGGCTCTCTTACACCTGACGAAACAAGTTGGCCCGAGAGAGCATGCCAAATACACCTAGACGGCAACTTCTTACAAAGAAAAAGCTTGAGATTCAAAGAACTTACGGGTTTTATCACAATTATCATCGGAGTGTACTCGGCCGTCAGGGCACAAGCAGCCTATGAAGTCCCCAGTCCGGCTGTGACCGCACCGTCCCTTGGAATTGGATCCCTCGCACTGGATACATGCCGGGGGTTTCCCGCTCTCGTTCCATCCCAGCTGGAATTCCTGACGAAGAACACTGGCATATCCACTGTTTGCCCATCCAGGGTGAGTAACGTTGATCTCGCCGTATTTGTGCACAGGCAATTGTATGACTTGGCTGCACGCTTGCACCCAGTTGCCGGCGGGCACTGCATCATCAGGAAGCACGAACGATAGTCCAGGACCAGGACCAGCGAAGCTTTCGCAGCTGATCGGGCGGATGTAACTCGGTTGGTGGAAGGTAGAGTTGAAGATGCAGCCGATGAAGAGGATAAGGTAATCGACCGTGCTGTCAGGAAAGTACAGCAACGATCCCTCTTGCAAAGTGATGTTGCGATCGATTCTTGGTCTCGGGCAGGGGTTGCGGTCGTCGTCGACGTTCGGGTCGGCTAGAGACACGGTCGCGAGCGCACCGTCCATGCTCTTCACCGTGTAGTTGGCGATGTCGCTGAGCTGCAGGATGTGCTTGTCGTCGTCGCAGAGGATCCCTAGGCCAGGGTAGCCGCAGTAGGAGTTGCTGTTGCCCTTGATATCTTTTGTCTCTCCAGAGAGATAGAACGGGTAGCTGATGTTCACGCTTCCGCAGGTGTAAGTCTGATTCAGGCAcattgtcgtggaattgtcacggcagatgtcattttgcaaggacttagtcgtggagccatcgcaactaggaagcttaaaggggttaatcgggacaaagacATGCAAGGTTTATACTAATTCAGCCGCTTACAATAAAGGAAGTTCTACGTTTAGTTGGGTTGAAATTGCTTGAGGTtttgatgaccagggagcgagatacgctatgctTGGCTCTTGATCAGTTGTTTCTCGTCCTAAACCGCtggcgggtcgtccccttatatacacgggttgacgctctgcggcctacagagtcccggccggctcataaacagtgtccgaCTCGACGACTAGTTACTTCTACATTACAGTACAAGTTATaccatcatggcggtttatctTTACGGGTCTCAAAGTCGCCTGTGGGCCTTTAAGCCTTttagtgaaccgccatcttcatgccttggtcttgggcttctgatgaacctctatttgcgtaacccggcctctcctgaatggcttacacaaatagtcatatccccaacattaggctccagattgatttgaaccggttcatgtcaatctttgAACACCTTATGAACGGGCCTTTAGTCTTCTGTCTTGCGTGAAAATTGTAAgccgccgtgacgtcatcctcTGGCTCCGGGTTAAATCATCGTGACGTCATCTTCAATAAAACTTATATTTTAATTTATCATATCTTCAACGGATCTTTGCCTTTACTGACCCTCCCGAAAATCGAGGCGCCGGGGCCGCTGGATAATGATGTCTTGGTCTCCTCGTTTCTCGCGCCGTCTCAGTCGGTCCTCCTTATAAATAGGCGCGACCTAGGTCTTTTTCATTTCCTccggtcgtcttcttcctcgcaCTCCCTCTTCTGCCGCtcgagcttcgccgccgccaccgtcggaaacctcgtcttcaccgactcaggccgctgcatcaccctgttTTTTGACCAGAGAACAACGGCAACCCTCCGCAGTTCTTCCACATCGGTGAGttctctttcccccctttctcAGATCTGCATTAGTATTGTCTTGAGTTCGTCGACGTTCATCGTCGCCCGACGCAACCTCCATTAGTTCTTACCTCTAATACCTTGTTCAGATCGTAAAAACCACATAAAACTGCTGCGAAGGATGTTGTGTGCTTATTCTGTATGAAAATAGATCTCATTTCCTTGTTTTGGAAGCCCTCTTTGAGTATATGAACTTCCCTGTACTgttttaggtctagaaatttttcctttccagagcatcgtttgatccaaaataataattgcAATTTGTGAAACATGTTTGCTCCACACTTAGCGAAAAACTGTGTCTGTTGACTCTGTTTTAGCCATAGTAATCCGTGTAACCGGTTTAAGATAATACCGGCTATCAGCACCGCTTGCCTCTGGCAACTTAAGAAAACCTTAATCATCTTTAATACCTGCAGCTGTTAAACATTATCACATAGTTTCCTGTATGTCATTAGGCCCCTTCTTAAGCCGCCATCTTAAATAACCCAATAATGTTTATTCTCCGGGTTATAGTAAACCGGAAAATTTCCTTTATCTTGTTGTAGGCTTCAATTTACCCAATGGCACCCAAAGCTGTTAAACCTCCGGTTACCTGCAACTGGGTCCCATCCATTGTTATAGAGAGCAAACTGTCCGAGTTTGTAAAATCTGGCCATCTGCCCAAGAAGGATGTCATGTCTTATCATGCTCCTGACCCGTCTGAAGAGAAACCTCAACCCAAGGAAGGGGAGGTGATCATTTTTACCGATCACATGAGCTGGGGATTTGCTcctcccggttcaaaattctttagagacgttttgcacttctttgacttaagacctcaagacatcgggcccaattccatgtcaaatatctgcaacttccaagttttttgtgaggtctaccttggagaagaacccagcctacttttgttcagggaattgttctatttgaaccgccagaatgagcgggccaacgggcccagtctggagcttggtggcatatcgattcaaaggcggagagactgcctgttcccttatgctgaattgccgagtcatccaaaggactggaaccagacatggttctactaCCAAGATACTTCTCCGGCTGGTGAAAACCCGCTGCCCGGCTTCCGTGCATTGCGCCTTGAACCTACTCACCCGCTGCCGGATAAGTTGACTGCTATTGAACGTTTGCCACTCACCCCCAAGATCAAGAAGATTAAAGCTCTTTTAGGGAACGGCTTAGATGGCATTGACCTGGTCCGAGTCTGGGTTGCTTGGAGAATAATTCcgttaagccgccgccccggcttaatgtgtaATTATTCAGGCGAGAAAAATGACCCTCAACGTCATAGTCCTGACGACTTACCAGATGACGTAGTGGAAGCTACAACTCAGTCTTTGTTGAAAGAGGGCACAGTGAATAGTAACGCTTTTGGCTTACTACCTTTTTGCAAGAAGAGCCCGGCCCACTGCAGTAAGTTTCCAGCCGTCGGGTTATTTTTTATCATGTTATACTGTATTCTTACGCATAACCCTTTATAACTTTTTACAGGCAAATGATAACTTCTGGAAAATCCATATGATCATGAGGCGGCCAAGAAAGCCAGGAGGCCAAGAGAGCCGAAAGGAAAACCGCCAAGCCCACCACTTCAAGGAAAAGGAAGCCAAGCGCTTCTGAGTTGTTTCAGCTTGATGATTCTGATGATAATGAGGAAGAGGTAACTTTTTAatttccctttctcctttatcACTACCTTACTGATATTAACTTTCTTTCAGGAAGACACGGGCAACAGCCAACCCGTCGAGGAAGAGGTAACTATAATCTCCTCCGACTCCGAGCTTCGGCCGCGTCAGAAAATTCGAagagtaacccggaaagtaagattttcacaccctttggcttaccaagatcctgactttcttttgaagcaacagcAATTTGAAAACCGGAGGTAGACCCGGACCAGGAAGGATGCAGAGCTATCCTCCGGCTTGCCTGACACAACCCGGAAGCGTCGGACTGAGGTTATCTCCAACTTATACCCTTTTTTACCTTTGGCGGGTCTAATCCGTCAACCTCTCAATTCCTCTGACTCCAATTACCAGGATACCTCTCCTTCATCCGGCGAGTCCATGCAATCAAACATGCCAGCTtttaagactgcccctgggtaatatCAATTTATTCACCTTATGTTTTTCTTTCTTCATGTTTCTTTACTTATTTCTCTGCTTTGCCCATAGCATGTAGGTTAAGCCCaggaagaaaaacaaaaaggaTAAACTGGCCCAAACCCCTGCGGTGACTGAACCGGAACAGGGTATAGCTGCTCCCGACTCTTCCACACATCAACCGCCGCCTGAGCCGGCTCAAGACATTGCAGCACCAACTTCTGACCCGCCTGCTGAAGATATTCTTGATGGTTCTGTTAACCCAGAGACACCTAGCCCAGTCAAAACGGCTGACCCAGAAGTGGAATTTCTCAAGGCTCAATTCGTTGAGCCGGCCAGGCCCACTGTCCTTGCCAAATGCTCGGCTAAAGAGGAGTTGCTAGAACGCCGTAAGGCCAAGATGGATATCACCGACTATACTCATTTGAGTATTGGAGAGATCGTCTTGGGCTATATCAACCAGGTGCAAAGCAGCCGTGACCTGgaaattgacatggtgaagcaaatacagcaaaaatctgaggtatgacttatgcttccttactttcaatcatacttactataccagcccccaagtctattgcttatgaATAAATATGCTGTAGACTTAGAAAAATTGTTAGAGCTGCTTGCCCGGCttaaagaaaaatatttaaaCCGGATGCATCCTCAATACCTTTAACTTGTGATACACATTAGCACCCAAGTGccaagtatctttgcttgcaaagtatTTGGGACTTAATATCTAGGACCGGCTTAATAATTTAGAAAGCTTcggtatacattagcccccaagtgtcaagtatctttgcttgcaaagtgcttgggacttaatattaTTTACCGTAATCTTGATGACTATCCGGTGCAATGCAGGCCACCATAAGTCAATTTGAATCAGAGATTGCTGACCTGAAGAACCGCCTGGCAGCCCAGGAGATTGAAATTCAAAAGGCTAACTCCAAATTTGAATTCAGCGTCTCTGAACAAGAGAAGCTGAAGAAAAATTTTGAGTCGGAGAAGAAAATTTGGACTGACGAAAAGGCCGGACTGGTGACCTGGGCCGAGACAGTAGAGGCGTCGCTGGCAAATGCAACAGCCGAACTGACCGGCTTACAGCGCCAGATATCTCGGATGGTCTCAGCGATCTTTGGTAAGTTATCTTAAGCAAGCATTAAATATTGTAAATATTCTTTCAATTGTTACCTGAGGTTTACTTTATACTTACCAATACAGGCCCCAGGAGCACAAACCTCAAGCAGAATATGCTGATCAAATTGAAGGCGGTGTATACTCTAGTAGAGCAACTGTACATCGGGTCACAACGTGTCTTGGCCGTCGTAGCCTTATCAAATGATGTTGCCCACCTCTTGCAAGATGTGTTACAACGGCTTGCTGTACTTCCTCAGCGGATTCAAGAGTTGAGACGGGCCCAAGCAAGAGCCGGAGCAATAGCCGCTTTGAGTCAGGCCAAAGCCTGGTTACCAGAGCTAGACCCGGCCGACATCGCTCTTGGGTATCCAAGTTTAAAGGAGGATGGCACTCCATTTGATGAAAAGGATTTCACCACCTGCGTGAGGGATATACGCCCTGTGGCCACTCAAATTGGAAACGACACTGACCTCACCAAGTGTCAGCCGGGTTATGACAAGGAGAATCGGAGAATCCCCACGCCGCATTATGACGATGTCAActtgatccctccaatccgtaagcacacctttgcccctgaagtcgacccaaccggtttaatagatg from Triticum urartu cultivar G1812 chromosome 3, Tu2.1, whole genome shotgun sequence encodes:
- the LOC125544506 gene encoding uncharacterized protein LOC125544506 isoform X1, with the protein product MDITDYTHLSIGEIVLGYINQVQSSRDLEIDMVKQIQQKSEATISQFESEIADLKNRLAAQEIEIQKANSKFEFSVSEQEKLKKNFESEKKIWTDEKAGLVTWAETVEASLANATAELTGLQRQISRMVSAIFGPRSTNLKQNMLIKLKAVYTLVEQLYIGSQRVLAVVALSNDVAHLLQDVLQRLAVLPQRIQELRRAQARAGAIAALSQAKAWLPELDPADIALGYPSLKEDGTPFDEKDFTTCVRDIRPVATQIGNDTDLTKCQPGYDKENRRIPTPHYDDVNLIPPIRKHTFAPEVDPTGLIDDEAEFEALSGIDWASSSFQDKAAGGEAKKDNPEASSQPQE
- the LOC125544506 gene encoding uncharacterized protein LOC125544506 isoform X2, yielding MDITDYTHLSIGEIVLGYINQVQSSRDLEIDMVKQIQQKSEATISQFESEIADLKNRLAAQEIEIQKANSKFEFSVSEQEKLKKNFESEKKIWTDEKAGLVTWAETVEASLANATAELTGLQRQISRMVSAIFGPRSTNLKQNMLIKLKAVYTLVEQLYIGSQRVLAVVALSNDVAHLLQDVLQRLAVLPQRIQELRRAQARAGAIAALSQAKAWLPELDPADIALGYPSLKEDGTPFDEKDFTTCVRDIRPVATQIGNDTDLTKCQPGYDKENRRIPTPHYDDVNLIPPIRQSSRRRGEEG